The region CTGGGGGTGACACTGGGCCCCTGGTGGCACTGGCACCAGCCACGTCCCATCGCTGGGGGTGACActgtgccaccagcaccagccatGTCCCAGCGCTGGCTGTGCCCCAGCCCAGACATTTGAGCCCCTGCCGTGGGCACAGGCAGGcgctggtgcaggcagggcacccccagcccccgggCAGGGCCCGGCGCAGGGTCCCCCCGTGGTGGGACACCGCCTCCTGCCAGCTGGCCACCCAGGGGAGACCCTGTGCCACCCCGGATACCCCGGGCTACGAGGtcctgcagcaccctgcacccagcctgcaggcagctgcctgcgctgccacCACCGCTGTCACTGCTGCCCCTCAGCTGGATGCTGGGGTGATGGTGGTGCCAtgcagcccctcccgccccctcccagcccccgcGGCGGTGACACCGGTGACAGCCAGGGTACCCCGTTGGCAGGAGTCTCCCGGGGAGCCggggggagggctggggagagacAAAGCCCCGGAGGATGGTGCCACCTTAACTTCCCGGTGGTGACGCCATTGGGGCGGTGGCCCTGGAAAGTTTaaaagctgctgcaggcaggagcaggcagagagacAATTGTAGACAGGAGCAAGCGGAGGGGAGGCAGCAAGTCAGGAAAGGGCAGAGGGAGCGACCACACCTGGCAGGATGAACGTGGGGCAGGTGACAGCCATGAATGGGCTGAGGACGGTGTCTGCCAACGAGCTGGACCGCTGGATCGCAGAGaccctgcagcccagcccagctttCTGCAGGCAGGTGAAGCAGACGGTGAAGCAGATCTGTGACTTCCTCAAGGAGGACTGCTTCGAGACCGACATCCGTGTCCACAAGACCGTCAAGGTGAGCACTGCCCGACTTGGGGACCAGCCAGCACCCCTGCTGCCATCCTTCCCTCTGTCCCAttgctccagctcctgccctgcctcagtttcccctggcAGCTCCAGGAGCGCTGGCGGGCGATCCCCGTGCCCAGGGGCAGCAGTGCTGAGCTGGCCGGGTATCTCTTTGCAGGGTGGCTCGGCAGGCAAGGGCACAGCCCTGCAGAACAACTCCGATGCCGATGTGGTGCTCTTCCTCAGCCACTTCTCCAGCTACAAGCAGCAGAAACAGGAGAGAAGTTATATCCTGGATTTGATCAAGAGGAGGCTGCATGTCTGCAGAGACACCCTGACGTTCACTGTGACCATCAGCAAGCCCCGGTACAGAGGTCCCGGCAAAACGCCGCGTTCTGTCAGCCTCACTCTCGGCTCCAGGACAACCTCAGAGTCCATCGATGTGGACATCCTGCCCGCCTACGACGCCTTGGGTAAGGGCTGCGGGCTGGCGTGGGGCTGGGTTGAGGCGGGGGCAGCTCTCACCCTCCTTCTCGCCCTGCAGGGCAGGTGAGCCGGGATGCCCGGCCGGACATGGAGGTGTACGTGGGGCTCCTGAATGCCAGGGGTGACCCTGGGGAGTTCTCTCCCTGCTTCACTGAGCTGCAGAAGAAGTTTGTGAAGCGTTACCCTGCCAAGCTGAAGAACCTCCTGCGCCTGGTTAAGCACTGGTACAAGGAGGTGAGGAGCTGCCCGGGTTCCCCGGCACCCACTGGGGACCCGCCCCACTTGGCTCTCACCCCCATCCCTGTCTTCTCCCTAGCTGCTGAAGCCACGGTACTGTGGTGCAGACCTGCCCCCCAAGTATGCCCTGGAGCTGCTGACCATCTACGCCTGGGAGGAGGGCACAGGCTCCTGTGACTCCTTCGTCATGGCCGAGGGTTTCCGTAcagtgctggagctgctgtgccGGCACCAGGAGATCTGCATCTACTGGGAGATGTACTACTCGCTCCAGCATGTCCAGATCGGCGCCCACATCAAAAACCTGATGCTCAGTCGCTGGTGAGGACTGTGCCTGGTGGGACCGGTGCCACCTGCCCCATGGCATTGCCTGGGACTGATAGCAGCACCTGCCCCCTCTGTGTTTGCAGCCCCATTATCCTGGATCCCGCCGACCCCACGGGGATCCTGGGCAAAGACACGCGTTGGGACCTGATGGCACAGAAAGCTGCCCAAGACCTTTTACTGCTGCCCTGTGTCAATACTGCCCGGCCCTGGGATGTGCAGGTAAGACTGCCTGCACCTGCGGGCATAAcggccccccctgcccctgccagctTTGCCCACCCCCTCTTCTGCCCCCGCAGCCGGCCCGGCCCGTGACGATTGAGGTGAAGCAGATGGTGGGCACCAGCCTGAACAGGACCATCAGCCCAGGCGCCACCATCCGGCAGCTGAAGGAGCAGATTGAGCAGGCGTGGGGCATCCCCTGGAACAGGCAGCGCCTGGcgcagcaggagccaggcaggagcacCCCTGTCCTGCAGGACAGTGAGACCCTGGCCACCCGCGGCATCTTCTACAGcaccacgctgctgctgctgcagaccGAGCCCCAGGTGATGGAGGTCTTTGTGAAGGATGACAGGAACCACACCACCACCTACACAGTGCGGCCCACCGACACCGTCCGACAGCTGAAGGAGCAGATCCACTCCCGGGGGGGACCCTCCGCCAACCAGCAGCGCCTGACGTACGGCTCCGTGGAGCTGGAGGACAGACACACGCTGGCGCACTATGACGTCCAGCCCAAGAGCACAATCTTCATGCTCCTGCGGCTCCGGGGGGGCGcaggcccccagcacccccagttccCTGCCTGATCACCCTCCTGAGCATTGCCCCTGGCACCAGCCCTCACCCCTGTACCCCCCTTGTCGTGCTGGAAATAAATGCCTTGGTAGAGCCTTGTGCTGCTTGCTGGGTTGGGGACAATGCCAGGCAGCATGGAGGGGTGGTCAAGGGGGGACCCCATTGGGATGAGGGGGGACCTCAATGCCACTGGCTGCTGGGACACCATGAGTGCAGAGCAACGGTGCTGCCCAAGCCTGGGGTGCCCAGTTGGATCAGGCGTGCCAATCCAGACCAAGCTggacctcaggaaaaaaaaatttccatcctctgcttcccctctgcctgctcctgcctgcaggagcTTTTAACCCTTCCCAGGCCACCACCCCAATCCCAGGCAGTTGAGGTGGTCCCCAGCCCCGGGACTTCGTCTCTCCCCAGCCCCCCGAGGAGCCAGGGCTCCTACCCAGGGTGTCCCCTGGGTGCCCACCTGGCAGGAGGCGGTGTCCCACCACAGGGACCCTGCGccaggccctgcccaggggctgggggtgccccgcCTGCACCAGCCTGTGTGCACGGCAGGGGCTCAAATGTCCGGGATGGGGCACAGCCAGCTGGTGCTGGTGTCACCAGGGACCCTGGTACCACCACAGACAGTGAGAGGCAGCACACCGCGAGGTCACCCTCTGTCACTGCCTTAAGCGCTGGGCTATCGGCACTGCAGAGTTTCGGTTTTCGTCTTCCAGAAACGAAAGTGGGGTGGGGCCAgaagcgggggaggggggggggggggaagcccttGATCTTGGTGATGTCCCCACGGGGCTTGGCCCCCCCAGCCTCCCGGGTGCTGCAGAGCACCCCAATCCTCTTGGCTCAGGGTGCCAGTGGGGTCCCTGCTGTAGGGCACCAGGGTGCCCCCTTCCCAAGTGCTCTCTGGGGCAGACGCAGGACCCTGGGCTGAATCCTCTGCTTTATTGTGCTCAATTAGTACAAGCCCCCCCGCATCGCTGCTCTGCACCCGGGACGCTGGGCACCACCTCcgtgccccccccatccccccccccccgggcacccctcCTCCTGCCGGGTTCCCCGCATCCCGCCAGTGCCTGTCCTGCCCCTCCGGGGTCCCGCTCCCGCCTGCAGCCCCCTGGGACTCGAGGGTGTCCCTGCTGTCCCATTCTCCGCGGTGCCACACCTGGGGGGGCACAGcctggccccgccgcccctcctGCTGGGGCAGGTTTACATTCATCCGTAACAGTCGTTAATAAATATTTCGATGACTCTGCGGTGCCGGCAGCCGGCCGGGTCCCCCCACCAGTGCTGGAGCCGGCGGCAAGGGTGGCTGGCAGCCCCTCGGGGAGGGTGGTCAGTCCGGCTGCCCTCTCGGCCCCGGAGCCACAGCCCCCCGCCACTCCTTGCGCCCGGCTCCGGTGCTGCCGGTGGGGGCTTTgcccctgcccgcggccccgctccTAGGCAGAGCCCGGTGCCCGGGGCCAGCCCCGGGGTCACCAGGGGGATGCGCTGCGGGGGCCCCGCTCGGCCCGCGGCCCCTCGTGGGTGCGCCGGCGGCGGGCTTTGCGCGGCTCCTCGCCCTGCCCACGGCTGGGGGGTCCGGCGTGGGcacgggggggcggcgggggtcTTCCCTGGCTCCAGAGCCGCTGGCAGACCTTGTCCGCAGACCCCAGGGGCGGCCGCTCCACCAGCTGGAGGAAGTCCCGGTACCAGACCTTGCGGCCGGGGGGCCCGGCAGCAAGCTGGGGGTCTGCGGCGGGCGCCATGCCCGCTGCCTGCCGGGCACCGATCACCTCCAGGGAGAGCCGCAGCAGGGGCTGGGTGAAGCCGTGCTCGGTGGCGTGGCAGAGGTAGAGGCCGGCGTCGGCACGCTGCACGCTGCGCAGCAGGACGCCCCGCTCTGTCCGCACCACTCGCTCGTCCGTCTGCACCTGTGGCACCCACGGGGACGGGCGGTCAGCTCGGCACGGCGGGGTCCCGCCGGCGGCATCCGGCTAGGGAGAGCCTACCTCTCGCTGGGGGTCATCCGGGGTGCGCTGGTACGTCCAGACGATGCGGGCTTGCAGGGACTTGGGGACACACTCCAGGAAGGCAGTGCTGCCCTCCACCCCGTAGAGCTGCTTCTGGGGCACGCTGCCCCGCCGGGGGTCTGGGGGGCAACACAGCCCGGCCATCAGCTTCCCGCCCCAGCAGGACTGACCCCCCAACCCCTGGCCGGGTCCCAGCTCACCTTCGGAGCAGAGCACATTGGGGTCACCGTTGCGGACGTCCTGCCGGCGGAAACGCCTGCGGGAAGGTGGTGGGGCTGCGGCAGCAGGGCCTGCGCCCCTCACCCTGGCCTCGGGGCAGGCTGGTCGCCCCAGCACCGAGCCTTGGCACCTCACTTACCTCTTGGTGTTGGGCACGTAGCGGGTGCAGGTGGTGCCATCCCAGGCGCAGTACGGGTCCCGGGCCAGGCAGCACTCGGCACAGGCCTTGCCATAGGCGCCACAGCGGTGCAGGGGCAGCTGGGCCAGCGCCGCGGCCGAGCCGGCGTAGAGCtgttgctgggggagggaggggcatGGAGAGCGGAGCTGAGCACCCTGGCACtgtggcacagggctgggcagaggCATGGCAGGACACTGGGACCCACCCAAGGTCCCCCCTTACCCGCTTGGAGGAGAGCTGCAGGCTGGTGATGGGGGAGGCGTCCTGTGggcagagtgcaggcaggagTTAGGGTGTGcagggggacccaggtgtcctggCTGCTGGCACCCACATCCTGGCAGCTGGAGTACCCTGGCATGACCTGGAGCATGGGCAGCacaagggggtgggggtggggggccgACTGGGGGGTGCAGAGCTCTCCCTCACCTGGAAgacctgcagctcctccagcagcagcggCTCCATGCGGTGCCAGCTCTCCTTGGGCACCGAGACCACCTTCAGCACCGTGCCCAcgtctgcaggcagggaggggtgaggctGGGTCCCCTGGcatcccccagctccccccctgcccccccccgtcCCAGCCCCGGGGTCGCCACATGCCTGTGCCGATGAAGAGGACATCGTAGTGGCCATCAGCGGCAGTGACGTGGTCCACAGCGATGCGGGTGAAGGTGTAGGGTACGGCAACTTGCAGGAAGAGAGGGCGCTGGCCGTGGGGCAGCACTGGGTTGTACATCAGCGGGTGGTGCCGGGCAAACTGGATCACCTCATCCGGAAAGTCCTTGGTGGAGCCGAAGGTGCCGAAGGTTTTGCTGGGACACTGCGGGGAGGTGGCGCTGGCTGAGCGGGGTCTCGCTCCCCACAGTCCCCACCCCGGGTACCAGCAGCCCACCGGCAGCACCAGCCGGGACATCCCTGTGCCACGTACCATGCCCGGGCGGGGGTACGGCACGCGCCCCTGGTATGACACCCACTGGTAGTTGGGACCCTCCTTGTGTGCGAAGGGGCCCAGGAAAGCCCGGCGGATGTCAGCCATGGTGTAGACGCAGACGGCCGAGCCCTGGAAAACGGAGCTGGTGGGAAAGAGAGGGGGTGATGTAAGGGGCGAGGAGGGCACCACCAGGCATGGGGTggggcggtggggagggggctcgACCTGGAGGTGGAGAAGACGGCGTAGACCAGGGGGTTGCGCTTGTCCCTTGTCTGCAGCAGGAAGACATCCCCTGCAAGCAGGGAGGGCATCAGCACTGCCCCGATGTACCAGGGCGGCCTGTGGGCACCCTGGGGGGCCACCCTCACCCCCCTACTCACGGAGCTCATCGAAGTGGGTGTCTGCCCCGTCAGGTCCCGGCACGGCGCAGACCAGCCGAGCCTTCAGGAAGGTCGTCCACTTGTTCACCAGGCTGCGCTGCCCGCCCACATCGTTCTGCCGGGAGAGGGAGGGCACCGATGTCAGCAGCGGCAGCTggcaccccccggcacccccggcCCCCAGCCCACCCACCCACAGATGCTCTCACCCGGCAGATCTGGCCGATGCGGGCAAAGCTGGTCTTGCCCAGCCCCTGCTGCCGCTCCACCGCCGTCTCGCGGAAGAAGAAGTAGATCTTGTCGTCATCGGGATCCTCGCTCTCCGGCACCCAAAAAACGGCCACGAACTtgggctctggggacagaggggtGCTGCCTCCAGTGCCCCTGCTAGCTCTGCTCCCTGGGGCACCTGCTGGGGTCCCAGGAGGGTGCAGACcccccccttgcccagctgcagggcagaggcagaGGGTGGGACCCCACCAGGCACCGGGGGTCTGCAGGGGGCACAGGGACCACCCAAATCACCCTCCGCAGGCAGCGGAGGATGGGGTGTGGCTGAGCCCGGAGGACTCGTTGCCCTGATGCTTCCAGGGAGCAGCGATGCCACTGGGATGCTGgcgcccccgccacccccccactccccggcACTGACCGTTGAGCCAGCGGGAGTCGTGCTGCTCGGTGCGGATGGAGGGACGCCGGCCCAGGCTGCGGAAGATGGTAAAGTCACGGCCCATCAGATCGGTGGCCACCCCGGAGTAGAGCTCCTCGCCTGGCAGGCACCGAGGGAAGCGTTATgggggaccccccagcacccccctgctgCACTGCCCCCCCGGCACCAGGCTTGGCTCTCCCTTACCGACGAGAATGGAGGCAGCTGCGTGCCGGGGGTCGTATGGGCTCTTCCCCTTGCCGTCCTCGGCACGCCGTGGGTCCAGCTTGAAGATGGGCTCCTGGAGGGGGGTAAGGATgggaggcgggcgggcggtggCACCCGGGGGCCACCAcggtgctggggggggctcaCCTCTGCGTGCTGGCCGGCCTCCACGAAGGCGCAGACAGGGTGAAAGGCGCCGGTGCCACAGGCATACAGGTGGGTCCGGTTGTAGGGGTGCAGGATCTTCACGAAGTTCATGCACTCAGCCTGGGGGTGGAGGGCATGGCAATGTGGCGCTGGGGCACCCCCCCCGGCAACCCCCTGGCACCCCTCGGCACCCCCCTGCACTCACGGTGATGTCCTTGCCAGCCCAGTTGCACTCCTCCCTCCACTCCACCGGTGCTGGCCAGTAGATCTGCGAGGGGAGAGGGGGGGACGCTCACAGCCCTGGGgggcacccggggctgcccagctggcgtgtgtgtccccccacacccccccattACCTTCCTGTCCCGCTGGCTGATGTCATCCAGGGCCAGGGAGAGGAGGTGGTTCTGGGCGCCGGCGAAGAGGCGGCCGCGCTCCTCGTCCAGCAGCAGGGCCTCGTAGCAGCACGAGCGCTCCAGAGCGAAGAGGCGCAGCCCGTGGCGA is a window of Strix uralensis isolate ZFMK-TIS-50842 chromosome 10, bStrUra1, whole genome shotgun sequence DNA encoding:
- the SEMA3B gene encoding semaphorin-3B isoform X2; its protein translation is MCACVCVCPSLHTSVRVHAPSHVRVRVRVPPGPGRAPPRPAPPGPPRSLPTDAEGGAEPGRAEPGPSRGAASQTPAMSHTLLLLLLLLRGPAAGRPPPAATPRLKLAFPELRARHGLRLFALERSCCYEALLLDEERGRLFAGAQNHLLSLALDDISQRDRKIYWPAPVEWREECNWAGKDITAECMNFVKILHPYNRTHLYACGTGAFHPVCAFVEAGQHAEEPIFKLDPRRAEDGKGKSPYDPRHAAASILVGEELYSGVATDLMGRDFTIFRSLGRRPSIRTEQHDSRWLNEPKFVAVFWVPESEDPDDDKIYFFFRETAVERQQGLGKTSFARIGQICRNDVGGQRSLVNKWTTFLKARLVCAVPGPDGADTHFDELRDVFLLQTRDKRNPLVYAVFSTSSSVFQGSAVCVYTMADIRRAFLGPFAHKEGPNYQWVSYQGRVPYPRPGMCPSKTFGTFGSTKDFPDEVIQFARHHPLMYNPVLPHGQRPLFLQVAVPYTFTRIAVDHVTAADGHYDVLFIGTDVGTVLKVVSVPKESWHRMEPLLLEELQVFQDASPITSLQLSSKRQQLYAGSAAALAQLPLHRCGAYGKACAECCLARDPYCAWDGTTCTRYVPNTKRRFRRQDVRNGDPNVLCSEDPRRGSVPQKQLYGVEGSTAFLECVPKSLQARIVWTYQRTPDDPQREVQTDERVVRTERGVLLRSVQRADAGLYLCHATEHGFTQPLLRLSLEVIGARQAAGMAPAADPQLAAGPPGRKVWYRDFLQLVERPPLGSADKVCQRLWSQGRPPPPPRAHAGPPSRGQGEEPRKARRRRTHEGPRAERGPRSASPW
- the LOC141947837 gene encoding 2'-5'-oligoadenylate synthase 1-like, encoding MNVGQVTAMNGLRTVSANELDRWIAETLQPSPAFCRQVKQTVKQICDFLKEDCFETDIRVHKTVKGGSAGKGTALQNNSDADVVLFLSHFSSYKQQKQERSYILDLIKRRLHVCRDTLTFTVTISKPRYRGPGKTPRSVSLTLGSRTTSESIDVDILPAYDALGQVSRDARPDMEVYVGLLNARGDPGEFSPCFTELQKKFVKRYPAKLKNLLRLVKHWYKELLKPRYCGADLPPKYALELLTIYAWEEGTGSCDSFVMAEGFRTVLELLCRHQEICIYWEMYYSLQHVQIGAHIKNLMLSRCPIILDPADPTGILGKDTRWDLMAQKAAQDLLLLPCVNTARPWDVQPARPVTIEVKQMVGTSLNRTISPGATIRQLKEQIEQAWGIPWNRQRLAQQEPGRSTPVLQDSETLATRGIFYSTTLLLLQTEPQVMEVFVKDDRNHTTTYTVRPTDTVRQLKEQIHSRGGPSANQQRLTYGSVELEDRHTLAHYDVQPKSTIFMLLRLRGGAGPQHPQFPA
- the SEMA3B gene encoding semaphorin-3B isoform X4, with protein sequence MLRRQPLGPTAPAGQGSGGPAGRGAASQTPAMSHTLLLLLLLLRGPAAGRPPPAATPRLKLAFPELRARHGLRLFALERSCCYEALLLDEERGRLFAGAQNHLLSLALDDISQRDRKIYWPAPVEWREECNWAGKDITAECMNFVKILHPYNRTHLYACGTGAFHPVCAFVEAGQHAEEPIFKLDPRRAEDGKGKSPYDPRHAAASILVGEELYSGVATDLMGRDFTIFRSLGRRPSIRTEQHDSRWLNEPKFVAVFWVPESEDPDDDKIYFFFRETAVERQQGLGKTSFARIGQICRNDVGGQRSLVNKWTTFLKARLVCAVPGPDGADTHFDELRDVFLLQTRDKRNPLVYAVFSTSSSVFQGSAVCVYTMADIRRAFLGPFAHKEGPNYQWVSYQGRVPYPRPGMCPSKTFGTFGSTKDFPDEVIQFARHHPLMYNPVLPHGQRPLFLQVAVPYTFTRIAVDHVTAADGHYDVLFIGTDVGTVLKVVSVPKESWHRMEPLLLEELQVFQDASPITSLQLSSKRQQLYAGSAAALAQLPLHRCGAYGKACAECCLARDPYCAWDGTTCTRYVPNTKRRFRRQDVRNGDPNVLCSEGELGPGQGLGGQSCWGGKLMAGLCCPPDPRRGSVPQKQLYGVEGSTAFLECVPKSLQARIVWTYQRTPDDPQREVQTDERVVRTERGVLLRSVQRADAGLYLCHATEHGFTQPLLRLSLEVIGARQAAGMAPAADPQLAAGPPGRKVWYRDFLQLVERPPLGSADKVCQRLWSQGRPPPPPRAHAGPPSRGQGEEPRKARRRRTHEGPRAERGPRSASPW
- the SEMA3B gene encoding semaphorin-3B isoform X1, whose amino-acid sequence is MCACVCVCPSLHTSVRVHAPSHVRVRVRVPPGPGRAPPRPAPPGPPRSLPTDAEGGAEPGRAEPGPSRGAASQTPAMSHTLLLLLLLLRGPAAGRPPPAATPRLKLAFPELRARHGLRLFALERSCCYEALLLDEERGRLFAGAQNHLLSLALDDISQRDRKIYWPAPVEWREECNWAGKDITAECMNFVKILHPYNRTHLYACGTGAFHPVCAFVEAGQHAEEPIFKLDPRRAEDGKGKSPYDPRHAAASILVGEELYSGVATDLMGRDFTIFRSLGRRPSIRTEQHDSRWLNEPKFVAVFWVPESEDPDDDKIYFFFRETAVERQQGLGKTSFARIGQICRNDVGGQRSLVNKWTTFLKARLVCAVPGPDGADTHFDELRDVFLLQTRDKRNPLVYAVFSTSSSVFQGSAVCVYTMADIRRAFLGPFAHKEGPNYQWVSYQGRVPYPRPGMCPSKTFGTFGSTKDFPDEVIQFARHHPLMYNPVLPHGQRPLFLQVAVPYTFTRIAVDHVTAADGHYDVLFIGTDVGTVLKVVSVPKESWHRMEPLLLEELQVFQDASPITSLQLSSKRQQLYAGSAAALAQLPLHRCGAYGKACAECCLARDPYCAWDGTTCTRYVPNTKRRFRRQDVRNGDPNVLCSEGELGPGQGLGGQSCWGGKLMAGLCCPPDPRRGSVPQKQLYGVEGSTAFLECVPKSLQARIVWTYQRTPDDPQREVQTDERVVRTERGVLLRSVQRADAGLYLCHATEHGFTQPLLRLSLEVIGARQAAGMAPAADPQLAAGPPGRKVWYRDFLQLVERPPLGSADKVCQRLWSQGRPPPPPRAHAGPPSRGQGEEPRKARRRRTHEGPRAERGPRSASPW
- the SEMA3B gene encoding semaphorin-3B isoform X3, whose product is MSHTLLLLLLLLRGPAAGRPPPAATPRLKLAFPELRARHGLRLFALERSCCYEALLLDEERGRLFAGAQNHLLSLALDDISQRDRKIYWPAPVEWREECNWAGKDITAECMNFVKILHPYNRTHLYACGTGAFHPVCAFVEAGQHAEEPIFKLDPRRAEDGKGKSPYDPRHAAASILVGEELYSGVATDLMGRDFTIFRSLGRRPSIRTEQHDSRWLNEPKFVAVFWVPESEDPDDDKIYFFFRETAVERQQGLGKTSFARIGQICRNDVGGQRSLVNKWTTFLKARLVCAVPGPDGADTHFDELRDVFLLQTRDKRNPLVYAVFSTSSSVFQGSAVCVYTMADIRRAFLGPFAHKEGPNYQWVSYQGRVPYPRPGMCPSKTFGTFGSTKDFPDEVIQFARHHPLMYNPVLPHGQRPLFLQVAVPYTFTRIAVDHVTAADGHYDVLFIGTDVGTVLKVVSVPKESWHRMEPLLLEELQVFQDASPITSLQLSSKRQQLYAGSAAALAQLPLHRCGAYGKACAECCLARDPYCAWDGTTCTRYVPNTKRRFRRQDVRNGDPNVLCSEGELGPGQGLGGQSCWGGKLMAGLCCPPDPRRGSVPQKQLYGVEGSTAFLECVPKSLQARIVWTYQRTPDDPQREVQTDERVVRTERGVLLRSVQRADAGLYLCHATEHGFTQPLLRLSLEVIGARQAAGMAPAADPQLAAGPPGRKVWYRDFLQLVERPPLGSADKVCQRLWSQGRPPPPPRAHAGPPSRGQGEEPRKARRRRTHEGPRAERGPRSASPW